From a single Nostoc edaphicum CCNP1411 genomic region:
- a CDS encoding GumC family protein: MVQTSLNPQIIPSSENEPSYGQMFAVFVRRFPWFLAVFVASIAIASMVTLKTKPTYRSSMQLLVEPNYQGKKEGAGVDNQFTDSNVFIDTATQLNLMQSSGLIQKAVDKLQSDYPDISTSEIKASLVLTQLRSKEDNVATKIFQVEYTAGDPEKTQKVLGAIRQVYVEYNKQQQSSRLQKGLQIIREQLSKASEEVNAAETNLQRFRRNQNLIDPESQAKAIETALNNIGQERQTTRAQYGEALARQKSLEEQLNRSPQNALVASRLSQSTRYQSLLNEIQKSELALAQERLRFTDQTPSVQKLKEQLQGQKELLQQEVGRTLGGKSAGAFTSGDSLLERGQLGEIDLSLAGQLVETQTNIVALTARDQTLVQKENELRLEIKRFPPLLAYYNRMLPQLQFSRERLEQLLRAEQQLRQELSKGGFNWEVVEDPQQGAQLGPNLQQNLLLGAVVGLMLGGIAAFIRESADDAVHTTAELEKQMAMPLLGTTPKLPPAKPRESMIKLPFGKPEVLAPWTIQVLQSPPRWESLDLIYKNIELLNTVTSLKSLMITSALADEGKSALALGLAMSAARLHKRVLLIDANLRDPSLHHQLNLPNEQGLSTLLASDASLPNQISLQYSGSAYIDILTAGPKPADPANLLSSPRMMQLMAAFEENYDLVLIDAPPVLGLVDAMLTASSCRSVVMVASIGIVTRSQLNQATAMLSKLNLIGVVANGVSNSSSNYVPYIKQQQLALRQAVEK; encoded by the coding sequence GTGGTTCAAACTAGTCTAAATCCTCAAATAATTCCATCATCTGAAAATGAGCCAAGTTACGGACAAATGTTTGCCGTATTTGTGCGGAGATTCCCTTGGTTCTTAGCAGTATTTGTTGCTTCTATTGCTATTGCAAGTATGGTAACTTTAAAAACCAAACCTACTTATAGAAGTTCTATGCAACTGCTTGTAGAGCCTAACTATCAGGGTAAGAAAGAAGGTGCTGGGGTAGACAACCAGTTTACTGACTCGAATGTGTTTATAGATACTGCTACTCAGCTTAACTTGATGCAGAGTTCGGGACTCATCCAAAAAGCAGTTGATAAACTTCAGTCTGACTATCCAGATATAAGTACATCTGAGATTAAAGCTTCTTTGGTCTTAACTCAATTAAGGAGCAAAGAAGATAATGTTGCTACTAAAATATTTCAAGTTGAATACACTGCTGGAGATCCAGAAAAAACACAAAAAGTTCTGGGTGCAATTCGACAAGTTTATGTGGAATATAACAAACAGCAACAGAGTTCTCGTTTGCAAAAAGGTTTGCAAATTATCAGGGAACAGTTAAGTAAAGCCAGTGAAGAAGTAAACGCGGCTGAAACAAATTTACAAAGGTTTCGGAGAAATCAGAACTTAATTGATCCAGAGTCACAGGCGAAAGCTATTGAGACAGCTTTGAACAATATTGGCCAAGAAAGACAGACAACTCGCGCCCAATATGGGGAAGCTTTAGCACGCCAAAAATCTTTAGAAGAACAACTTAATCGTTCTCCCCAAAATGCTCTAGTTGCTTCTCGTCTGAGTCAGTCTACTCGCTACCAAAGCTTACTCAACGAAATCCAAAAAAGCGAACTAGCACTAGCACAAGAACGTTTACGCTTTACAGATCAAACTCCGAGTGTGCAAAAGCTCAAAGAACAGCTTCAGGGACAGAAGGAATTATTACAACAAGAAGTAGGAAGAACTTTAGGCGGAAAGTCTGCTGGTGCTTTCACTTCTGGAGACTCTCTTCTCGAACGAGGACAACTCGGTGAAATTGATCTCAGCCTTGCCGGTCAGCTAGTGGAAACGCAGACTAATATAGTTGCCTTAACTGCTCGCGATCAAACTTTAGTTCAGAAAGAAAACGAGCTACGTTTGGAAATTAAACGTTTCCCGCCTCTGTTAGCTTATTACAATCGGATGCTACCGCAGTTGCAATTTAGTCGTGAAAGATTAGAACAACTTTTAAGAGCAGAACAGCAATTGCGGCAAGAACTTTCCAAGGGTGGATTTAATTGGGAAGTGGTAGAAGATCCCCAACAGGGCGCACAATTAGGCCCCAATCTTCAGCAGAATTTGCTGTTAGGTGCTGTGGTAGGGTTAATGTTAGGAGGTATTGCTGCCTTTATTCGGGAATCGGCTGATGATGCAGTTCACACCACTGCTGAGTTGGAGAAGCAAATGGCTATGCCGTTGTTGGGAACAACTCCCAAATTACCGCCAGCCAAACCCAGAGAATCAATGATCAAGTTACCTTTTGGGAAGCCAGAAGTTCTTGCCCCCTGGACGATTCAGGTATTGCAATCTCCACCGCGTTGGGAATCGCTGGATCTGATTTACAAAAACATTGAACTTTTAAATACTGTTACTAGCTTAAAATCTTTGATGATCACCTCGGCTTTAGCCGATGAGGGTAAATCAGCTTTGGCGTTGGGTTTGGCGATGAGTGCTGCCCGTTTACACAAAAGGGTACTGCTCATTGATGCCAATTTACGCGATCCCAGTCTACACCACCAACTGAATCTTCCTAACGAGCAGGGGCTTTCAACTCTATTGGCGAGTGATGCAAGTCTACCCAACCAGATTAGTCTGCAATACTCAGGTTCCGCTTACATCGATATTTTGACCGCCGGCCCCAAACCTGCTGATCCAGCTAATCTGTTGAGTTCGCCTCGGATGATGCAACTAATGGCAGCATTTGAGGAAAACTATGATTTGGTACTGATAGATGCTCCCCCAGTTCTCGGCTTGGTGGATGCTATGCTCACCGCCTCATCTTGTCGTAGCGTGGTTATGGTGGCAAGCATTGGTATTGTGACGCGGAGTCAGCTTAATCAAGCAACAGCCATGCTGAGTAAGTTAAATCTGATTGGGGTTGTAGCTAATGGGGTATCAAACTCTAGCAGTAATTACGTACCTTATATCAAACAACAGCAATTAGCCCTGCGACAAGCTGTAGAAAAGTAA
- a CDS encoding glycosyltransferase has translation MKIALVHDYLTQRGGAERVFELLCKRYPEADIFTSLYDPQKTIDLGDRVVNTTFLQKIPGAAKYFRSMAPLYFPAFRALDLQDYDLIISSSTSFAKAVRKNPNARHICFCHNVTRFLWDTATYLREYGDYRYFAPLIEQVFQVMRKVDLKYAQEPDLYIANSSVVARRIENIYGKKAMMVNYPIDTSKFLFSDIKDEYYLASARMISYKRLDIIVEAFNWLGWRLLISGDGPEQARLKSKALQNIEFLGHVSDRTRKDLFSKAKSIIVAALEDYGLVPVEANASGTPVIAYGAGGVLDTQIPGETGVFFKRQTPESLQLALLEANGISWDYDRIRNHAVANFSENAFFSKVEQIINQACGVHL, from the coding sequence ATGAAAATTGCTCTAGTCCACGATTATTTAACCCAGCGAGGTGGGGCAGAGCGTGTGTTTGAACTGCTTTGTAAACGGTATCCTGAAGCAGATATTTTCACATCTCTGTACGATCCACAAAAAACTATCGATCTAGGCGATCGCGTAGTCAACACAACTTTCTTACAAAAGATTCCTGGTGCAGCAAAATATTTTAGGTCGATGGCTCCTCTATATTTTCCTGCCTTTCGCGCCTTGGATCTACAAGACTACGATTTAATTATTAGTAGTAGCACCAGCTTTGCCAAAGCAGTGCGAAAAAATCCCAATGCCCGCCACATTTGCTTTTGCCATAACGTCACCCGTTTCTTATGGGATACAGCAACTTATTTAAGAGAGTACGGAGACTATAGATATTTTGCTCCTTTAATAGAACAAGTATTTCAAGTCATGAGAAAGGTAGACCTGAAATATGCCCAGGAACCTGATCTTTATATTGCTAATTCTAGTGTTGTTGCCCGCCGTATTGAAAATATTTATGGCAAAAAGGCAATGATGGTGAATTATCCAATTGATACTAGTAAATTTCTTTTTTCAGATATAAAAGATGAATATTATCTGGCCTCCGCCCGGATGATCAGTTATAAGCGACTTGATATAATAGTCGAAGCTTTTAATTGGTTGGGGTGGCGGTTATTAATATCTGGTGATGGGCCAGAACAAGCACGGTTAAAATCCAAAGCATTACAAAATATTGAATTCTTGGGACACGTAAGTGATAGAACCCGCAAAGACTTGTTTTCCAAAGCCAAGTCTATTATTGTCGCAGCCCTAGAAGATTATGGGTTAGTTCCAGTAGAGGCTAATGCTAGCGGCACACCAGTCATCGCCTATGGAGCAGGTGGAGTATTAGATACTCAAATTCCAGGTGAAACAGGAGTCTTTTTCAAAAGACAAACACCCGAATCTCTACAACTTGCATTACTAGAAGCCAATGGCATTTCTTGGGATTACGATCGCATCCGTAATCATGCAGTAGCAAACTTTTCAGAGAATGCATTCTTTAGTAAAGTTGAGCAAATTATTAACCAAGCTTGTGGTGTGCATCTTTAA
- a CDS encoding NAD(P)H-dependent oxidoreductase, with product MIIIDRALQARAAAGNPIKVGMIGAGFMGRGIANQIVNSVPGMELVAISNRKIDAAKQAYSEAGIEDIQVVATVSELEDAIANGKYAVTEDAKLLCRAEGIDALIEVTGAVEFGAQIVMEAIAHCKHVIMMNAELDGTIGPILKVYADKAGVILSACDGDQPGVQMNLYRFVKSIGLTPLLCGNIKGLQDPYRNPTTQEGFAKRWGQKPHMVASFADGTKISFEQAIVANATGMKVAKRGMLGYDFNGYVDEMTQLYDVEQLKELGGIVDYVVGAKPGPGVYVFATHDDPKQQHYLNLYKLGEGPLYSFYTPYHLCHFEVPLSVARAVLFGDAVMSPLAGPLVDVVTTAKIDLKAGETLDGIGYYMTYGQCENSNIVQQQNLLPIGLAEGCRLKRDISKDQVLTYEDVELPEGRLCDQLRTEQNNYFASEKILVAVG from the coding sequence ATGATTATTATCGATCGCGCCTTACAAGCTCGTGCAGCAGCAGGAAATCCTATCAAAGTAGGAATGATCGGTGCTGGTTTCATGGGTCGAGGAATTGCCAACCAAATTGTCAATTCAGTGCCAGGAATGGAGTTAGTTGCTATCTCCAATCGCAAGATTGACGCAGCCAAACAAGCTTATTCGGAAGCAGGAATTGAAGATATTCAAGTTGTTGCAACTGTCAGCGAATTAGAAGATGCGATCGCTAACGGTAAGTATGCAGTCACAGAAGACGCTAAGTTACTGTGTCGAGCTGAAGGCATCGATGCATTAATCGAAGTCACAGGTGCAGTGGAATTTGGCGCTCAGATCGTTATGGAAGCGATCGCTCATTGCAAACATGTGATCATGATGAATGCCGAACTCGACGGCACCATTGGCCCCATCCTAAAAGTGTATGCCGACAAAGCAGGCGTCATTCTCAGCGCTTGCGATGGCGATCAGCCAGGGGTACAAATGAACCTTTACCGCTTTGTCAAAAGCATTGGTTTAACTCCCTTATTGTGCGGTAACATTAAAGGACTCCAAGACCCCTATCGCAATCCCACCACCCAAGAAGGATTTGCTAAACGTTGGGGTCAAAAGCCCCACATGGTGGCTAGCTTCGCAGACGGAACCAAAATTTCCTTCGAGCAAGCGATCGTTGCCAATGCCACAGGGATGAAAGTCGCCAAACGGGGAATGCTGGGATATGACTTCAACGGTTATGTCGATGAAATGACCCAGTTATATGATGTTGAACAACTCAAAGAACTAGGCGGCATTGTCGATTATGTAGTTGGAGCAAAACCAGGCCCAGGCGTATATGTATTTGCCACTCACGACGACCCCAAGCAACAGCACTATCTCAACTTATATAAATTAGGCGAAGGCCCACTTTACAGCTTCTATACTCCTTATCACCTCTGTCATTTTGAAGTTCCCCTGTCCGTAGCGCGTGCTGTCCTATTCGGTGATGCCGTTATGTCTCCACTAGCAGGCCCGCTAGTAGATGTTGTCACCACCGCCAAAATCGACCTGAAAGCAGGAGAAACCCTGGATGGCATCGGCTACTACATGACCTACGGACAATGTGAGAATTCCAATATTGTCCAACAGCAAAATCTCCTACCAATTGGTTTAGCCGAAGGATGTCGCCTGAAACGAGACATTTCTAAGGATCAAGTTCTCACTTATGAGGATGTAGAATTACCTGAAGGCAGACTTTGCGACCAACTACGAACTGAGCAAAACAACTATTTCGCCTCAGAAAAAATCTTGGTAGCAGTTGGATAA
- a CDS encoding glycosyltransferase, producing MPNNTLSHLTTSINSLLKKVVNRINYIKGLKVVSLKPNQPSRGNVLFSYRIEPFLLKAGQPIPHDHTWYWEVWRMVQTFLDLGYNVDVIQFYNDEFVPEKHYSFFIDVRHRMQELAPKLNRDCVKIFHVDIANMVFRNAAECHRHLELQQRRGITLCPQRYEVPNLGIEYADYGIVLGNEFTINTFKYANKPIYRVPLSNPTVYPWPEQKDFEAARKHFLWFASHGFVHKGLDLVLEAFAQMPDFHLTVCGPIKQEPEFEQAFHQELYETPNIHTYGWIDVTSPEFIEVSNSCIGTVLVSAAEGGAGSVITCMHTGLIPIVNYETSVDVHEDYGVLLKNSSIAEIQAAVRRISNLPIEDLKSMSRKAWEYVRANHTKENFAQVYRNTIEQIIENHSQKKQTSSKQLVSSDASGGLRLR from the coding sequence ATGCCAAATAATACTCTATCCCATCTGACTACTTCTATCAATTCGTTGTTAAAAAAAGTAGTAAATCGCATTAATTACATCAAAGGCTTAAAGGTTGTTTCACTCAAACCAAACCAGCCTTCTAGAGGGAATGTACTTTTTTCTTACCGGATTGAGCCATTCTTGTTAAAAGCTGGTCAGCCCATACCCCACGACCACACTTGGTACTGGGAGGTTTGGCGGATGGTGCAAACATTTTTGGATCTTGGTTATAACGTTGATGTTATTCAGTTCTACAATGATGAATTCGTTCCTGAAAAACATTATTCATTTTTCATCGATGTCCGTCATCGGATGCAAGAACTAGCACCAAAACTCAATAGAGATTGTGTGAAAATTTTCCACGTTGACATTGCGAATATGGTGTTTCGTAATGCGGCTGAATGTCATAGACATTTAGAACTACAACAACGGCGAGGAATTACTCTCTGTCCACAGCGATATGAAGTGCCTAATTTGGGAATTGAATATGCCGACTATGGCATAGTTTTAGGGAATGAATTTACCATCAATACCTTCAAATACGCGAATAAACCGATTTATCGTGTACCGCTTTCTAATCCTACTGTCTATCCTTGGCCAGAACAAAAAGATTTTGAAGCCGCAAGAAAACATTTTTTATGGTTTGCTAGTCACGGGTTTGTTCATAAAGGTCTGGATTTAGTTTTAGAAGCATTTGCACAAATGCCAGATTTCCATTTAACAGTTTGTGGGCCAATTAAGCAGGAACCAGAATTTGAACAAGCTTTCCATCAAGAGCTTTACGAAACACCAAACATCCATACTTATGGTTGGATTGATGTTACTAGCCCTGAGTTTATAGAAGTTAGCAATAGTTGTATTGGTACTGTGTTAGTTTCAGCAGCAGAAGGTGGAGCGGGCAGCGTTATCACTTGTATGCATACAGGATTAATCCCGATCGTCAATTACGAAACTAGCGTTGATGTGCATGAGGATTACGGTGTCCTATTAAAGAATTCTTCGATCGCAGAAATTCAAGCGGCAGTTAGAAGAATTTCTAATTTGCCTATAGAAGACCTGAAAAGTATGTCTCGAAAGGCGTGGGAATATGTAAGAGCAAATCATACTAAAGAGAACTTTGCCCAAGTATACCGAAATACTATAGAGCAAATTATCGAAAACCACAGCCAGAAAAAGCAGACATCTAGCAAACAACTGGTTAGTAGCGATGCCTCCGGCGGGCTACGCCTACGCTAA
- the rfbC gene encoding dTDP-4-dehydrorhamnose 3,5-epimerase, translating into MIFTETALKDAFIIDLEEKPDHRGFFARSFCAQEFEAHGLKATVAQCNLSFNYKKGTIRGMHYQILPAAETKLIRCTKGAIYDVIIDMRPESPTFLSHIGVELTPENRRALYVPEMFAHGYQALTDETEVVYQVGEFYTPGYERGLRYDDPFFEINWPLDVTEISEKDLNWPLLRMMTVGAK; encoded by the coding sequence ATGATTTTCACCGAAACCGCACTTAAAGACGCATTTATTATTGACTTAGAAGAAAAACCAGACCACCGTGGTTTTTTTGCTCGATCTTTCTGCGCTCAAGAATTTGAGGCACACGGATTAAAGGCAACAGTTGCCCAATGCAACCTATCTTTTAACTACAAAAAAGGCACTATCCGGGGAATGCACTATCAAATTTTGCCAGCAGCCGAAACAAAATTAATTCGCTGTACGAAAGGTGCAATCTATGACGTAATTATTGATATGCGTCCTGAATCTCCCACTTTTTTATCACACATCGGTGTAGAGCTAACTCCAGAAAACCGCCGCGCCTTGTATGTTCCAGAAATGTTTGCTCACGGCTATCAAGCACTCACAGATGAAACCGAGGTTGTATATCAAGTGGGTGAATTTTACACGCCAGGGTATGAAAGAGGTTTACGTTATGATGACCCATTCTTTGAGATTAATTGGCCTTTAGATGTAACTGAAATTTCCGAAAAAGATTTAAATTGGCCTCTGTTGAGAATGATGACTGTTGGAGCAAAATAG
- a CDS encoding phytanoyl-CoA dioxygenase, with the protein MFSAIKRKISTLSSDFKYYVARWKHSRNLPALEGSDRNILNALKKDGVYVTTLADLGLNSTSELLKAAYHQLSQMENPNNDHLDERLPQIYTVTGLPEFYAWGIEKRLVNIIENYIGLPIAFHGVHLRKDFKSKHQFGTLLWHSDAEDRRIIKIFIYLNDVEEKTGPFEYIPRSLTPLFSWKYFQLYYKLYKSRYLGIDDEEVKAVIPKSAWKSCPGPAGTVIIVDTKNALHHGTIRIEDRSTLFFCYTANPPERPDLCTQYWDDTYPRAELRSSSDAISV; encoded by the coding sequence ATGTTTAGTGCAATTAAACGCAAAATATCTACACTGTCTTCTGACTTTAAATACTACGTAGCCCGTTGGAAGCATAGCAGAAATCTGCCAGCATTAGAAGGAAGCGATCGCAACATCCTTAATGCTCTCAAAAAAGATGGTGTTTATGTCACAACACTGGCAGATTTAGGGTTAAACTCTACCTCCGAACTGCTCAAAGCTGCTTACCATCAATTGTCTCAGATGGAAAATCCCAACAACGACCATCTAGACGAAAGGTTACCACAAATTTACACAGTTACAGGTTTACCAGAATTTTATGCTTGGGGAATCGAGAAAAGACTGGTCAACATCATCGAAAATTATATCGGTCTTCCGATAGCTTTTCATGGTGTACATTTACGCAAAGATTTCAAGAGCAAACATCAGTTTGGAACACTCCTATGGCATAGTGATGCAGAAGACCGCCGCATTATCAAAATCTTTATTTACTTGAATGATGTAGAAGAAAAAACTGGGCCTTTTGAATATATTCCCCGCTCTTTAACTCCCTTATTTAGCTGGAAATATTTTCAACTTTACTACAAACTTTATAAGTCAAGATATTTGGGTATCGATGACGAAGAAGTAAAAGCAGTCATCCCCAAATCAGCTTGGAAATCCTGTCCCGGCCCAGCAGGTACAGTCATCATTGTAGATACGAAAAATGCTTTGCATCACGGCACAATTCGCATAGAAGACAGGTCAACACTATTCTTTTGTTACACCGCTAATCCCCCCGAACGACCAGACCTTTGTACCCAATATTGGGATGATACATATCCCAGAGCAGAATTACGATCTTCATCAGATGCAATTTCTGTTTAG
- a CDS encoding glycosyltransferase family 2 protein, which translates to MNKLLTIAIPTFNRAELLNKQLAWLAQAIKGFEDDCEILVSDNCSTDNTQQVIQKWQATLSNITFNSNKNPKNLGVVKNIMYCLNSTTTKYVWTIGDDDPIQDRAIAYVISKLRQHEDLSLLFLNFSGRNQITGEPVHPPKIIGNRWFDVDSEDGKGDGKAIFEHCFSKSVGAVIFLTATIYRTDLVKRALQNWQDAENNWISLAYLAGYCAANGSVIVTKETYLECVVGVSYWQKEPKSALLMQYKHIPEVILKLEENGYSKQFCRRMLLQNGKEVNLKVFLGALRRWPMSAIKTVVPFLALVSLCALDVMVFKEFGLAESSEISTQEIRGYKP; encoded by the coding sequence ATGAACAAATTACTTACCATCGCCATTCCTACATTCAATCGTGCTGAATTACTTAATAAACAGTTAGCATGGCTAGCTCAAGCTATCAAAGGTTTTGAAGATGATTGTGAAATTTTAGTTTCTGATAATTGTTCAACAGATAATACTCAGCAGGTAATCCAAAAATGGCAAGCAACACTTAGCAACATCACATTTAATTCTAATAAAAATCCTAAAAATTTAGGCGTTGTCAAAAATATTATGTATTGCCTAAATTCTACAACGACAAAATATGTTTGGACAATTGGTGATGATGACCCAATTCAAGACAGAGCCATTGCTTATGTAATTAGCAAACTCAGACAACATGAAGATTTATCATTATTGTTCCTCAACTTTTCTGGACGGAACCAAATTACTGGTGAACCAGTTCATCCACCAAAAATTATTGGTAATCGTTGGTTTGATGTAGATAGTGAAGATGGTAAAGGTGATGGTAAAGCTATATTCGAGCATTGTTTTTCAAAAAGTGTTGGCGCAGTCATTTTTCTGACTGCTACAATCTACCGCACTGACTTAGTGAAACGCGCTCTCCAAAATTGGCAAGATGCTGAGAATAACTGGATATCTTTAGCATATTTAGCCGGATATTGTGCTGCTAATGGTAGTGTAATTGTCACTAAAGAGACTTATTTGGAATGTGTTGTTGGTGTGAGTTATTGGCAGAAAGAACCAAAATCTGCACTTTTAATGCAATACAAACACATACCCGAAGTGATTTTGAAACTGGAAGAGAATGGATATTCTAAGCAGTTTTGTAGACGGATGCTGTTGCAGAACGGTAAAGAAGTTAACTTGAAAGTTTTCTTGGGTGCTTTAAGAAGATGGCCTATGTCTGCAATTAAGACAGTAGTTCCATTTTTAGCTTTAGTTAGCTTATGTGCTTTGGATGTGATGGTTTTTAAAGAGTTTGGATTAGCAGAATCAAGCGAAATCTCTACTCAAGAAATACGGGGTTATAAGCCATAA
- a CDS encoding class I SAM-dependent methyltransferase, with the protein MAIAKCRFSGQPLHQTFIDLGMSPLANAYLRAEQLNNAEKFYPLHAYISEDTLLVQLEQFETPDHIFSDYAYFSSYSLSWLNHAKAYTNMMVEKFGFNHHNQVIEIASNDGYLLQYFLEKGIPVLGIEPAANIAKVAEGRGIPCINKFFGVETARELVIQGKVADLLIGNNVLAHVPDLNDFIAGMKLILKPNGILTMEFPHILQLIQQNQFDTIYHEHFSYFSFLTIEKIFAAHNLQLFDVEELSTHGGSLRIYAKHDHADNPSISDRVSHLKAKEIAAGLHCIETYITFAEKVKQTKHKLLNFLLKAKAEGKSIAGYGAPAKGNTLLNYCGIGKDFIDYTVDCSPYKQGLFLPGTHISIFEPDKIRETQPDYLLILPWNLKEEIMEQMAFIGEWGGQFVVPIPEVKIYPSPVPDSLLIAS; encoded by the coding sequence ATGGCGATCGCAAAATGTCGTTTTAGTGGTCAACCTCTGCACCAAACCTTTATTGATCTAGGAATGTCACCTTTAGCCAATGCTTATCTTAGAGCAGAACAGCTAAATAATGCCGAAAAGTTTTATCCTCTCCACGCTTATATTTCTGAAGACACTCTTTTAGTTCAATTAGAACAATTTGAAACTCCAGATCATATTTTTAGTGACTATGCTTACTTTTCTTCCTACTCATTAAGTTGGCTAAATCATGCTAAAGCTTACACCAATATGATGGTAGAAAAGTTTGGCTTTAATCATCATAATCAAGTTATTGAAATTGCCAGTAACGATGGCTACCTACTGCAATATTTTTTAGAGAAGGGAATCCCCGTCTTAGGAATAGAACCAGCAGCAAATATAGCCAAAGTTGCTGAAGGTAGAGGCATTCCTTGTATCAACAAGTTTTTTGGAGTTGAAACGGCCAGAGAACTCGTGATACAAGGAAAAGTAGCTGACCTTTTAATTGGTAATAATGTTTTAGCTCATGTACCAGATTTAAACGATTTTATCGCTGGGATGAAACTCATCCTCAAACCTAATGGGATCTTGACGATGGAGTTTCCTCATATTTTACAACTCATTCAACAAAATCAGTTTGATACCATTTATCACGAGCATTTTTCTTACTTCTCATTCCTCACTATCGAAAAGATTTTTGCCGCACACAACTTACAGCTTTTTGATGTAGAAGAATTATCAACTCATGGCGGCTCACTCAGAATTTATGCCAAACATGACCACGCTGATAATCCTAGCATTAGCGACCGAGTTAGCCATCTAAAAGCAAAAGAAATTGCCGCTGGACTACATTGCATAGAGACTTACATTACATTTGCTGAAAAAGTCAAACAAACAAAGCACAAGCTATTAAATTTTCTCTTGAAGGCTAAAGCCGAAGGAAAATCAATTGCTGGTTATGGCGCACCAGCTAAAGGTAATACATTGCTCAATTACTGTGGAATTGGGAAAGATTTTATCGATTACACAGTAGATTGTAGCCCCTATAAGCAAGGTCTATTTTTACCTGGAACTCATATTTCCATATTTGAACCAGATAAAATCCGCGAAACTCAGCCAGATTATCTCCTAATTTTACCTTGGAATCTCAAGGAGGAAATTATGGAACAAATGGCATTTATTGGTGAATGGGGTGGACAGTTTGTAGTGCCAATTCCTGAAGTCAAAATTTATCCATCTCCTGTTCCGGATAGCCTTTTAATAGCGTCGTAA
- a CDS encoding NAD-dependent epimerase/dehydratase family protein, with translation MKILVTGTEGYLGSLLPPLLIERGHEVIGLDTGFYKVGWLYNANGVTPKTLNKDIRNITPDDLEGVEAIVHMAELSNDPAGQLAPNITYEINHVGSVRLASLAKAMGVRRFVYMSSCSVYGVATAGDVTEESPINPQTAYAECKTLVERDVKPLADDDFSPTFMRNATAFGASPRMRFDIVLNNLAGLAWTSKQIKMTSDGTPWRPLVHALDICKAIVCTLEAPRDIVHNQIFNVGDTANNYRVKEIAEIIADIFPDCKLSFGDNGSDNRSYRVSFEKINTILPGFKCDWNARLGAQQLFDLFSQIHMAEDTFLFRGFTRLKQLEYLIRTEQIDQDFFWNKK, from the coding sequence ATGAAAATATTAGTAACTGGCACAGAAGGTTATCTAGGTTCATTATTACCACCTCTGTTAATTGAACGGGGACATGAAGTTATTGGTCTAGATACCGGTTTTTATAAAGTTGGTTGGCTATACAACGCTAATGGGGTGACACCCAAAACCCTCAACAAAGATATCCGCAACATTACCCCTGATGATTTGGAAGGTGTTGAAGCAATAGTTCACATGGCGGAACTCTCCAACGACCCAGCCGGACAATTAGCACCTAACATTACCTACGAAATTAATCATGTAGGTTCAGTTCGCCTAGCTAGTCTGGCTAAGGCTATGGGCGTGCGTCGTTTCGTATATATGTCTTCGTGCAGTGTTTACGGTGTTGCTACCGCAGGTGATGTTACAGAAGAATCCCCAATTAATCCCCAAACAGCCTACGCAGAGTGCAAAACTCTTGTAGAACGAGATGTCAAACCACTCGCTGACGATGACTTCTCTCCCACCTTTATGCGGAATGCAACAGCCTTTGGTGCTTCCCCCAGAATGCGCTTTGATATTGTTTTAAACAACTTAGCAGGGTTGGCATGGACTAGCAAACAAATCAAAATGACCAGTGATGGTACACCTTGGCGGCCATTAGTCCACGCACTGGATATTTGCAAAGCAATAGTCTGCACCTTAGAAGCACCACGAGACATTGTACATAACCAAATCTTCAACGTGGGGGATACAGCAAACAACTATCGCGTTAAAGAAATCGCGGAAATTATTGCTGATATTTTCCCAGATTGTAAATTATCCTTTGGTGATAACGGTTCAGATAACCGCAGCTATCGGGTATCCTTCGAGAAAATTAACACAATCCTACCCGGATTTAAGTGTGATTGGAATGCCCGACTTGGCGCCCAGCAACTATTTGATTTATTCAGTCAAATACACATGGCTGAAGATACCTTTTTGTTTAGAGGATTTACTCGCTTAAAACAGCTAGAGTATCTGATTCGTACCGAGCAAATTGACCAAGATTTCTTCTGGAATAAAAAGTAG